A genomic window from Quercus lobata isolate SW786 chromosome 10, ValleyOak3.0 Primary Assembly, whole genome shotgun sequence includes:
- the LOC115965698 gene encoding calcium-dependent protein kinase SK5 yields the protein MTSKSSSGSAPPPRDSKRKWVLPYQTKNLRDLYTLGRKLGQGQFGITFLCTEKSTGNKYACKSIPKRKLLYAEDYDDVLREIQIMHHLSEHPNVVRIRGTYEDIVAVYLVMELCEGGELFDRIVKKGHYSEREAAKLIKTIVEVVQTCHSLGVMHRDLKPENFLFHSVDEDAALKATDFGLSVFYKPGQTFSAVVGSPYYVAPEVLRKHYGPEIDIWSAGVILYILLSGVPPFWAETEKGIFREILQGKLDFHSDPWPVISESAKELIRKMLDRNPKKRPKAHEVLCHPWIADDKAPDKPIDSAVLSRLKKFSAMNKLKKMALRVIAEKLSEEEIGGLKELFKMLDTDNSGTITFDELKEGLKRVGSELMESEIKDLMDAADIDNSGTLDYGEFLAATLHLNKLEREENLLSAFSFFDKDGSGYITIDELQQACNEFGLSEVHLDEMINEIDQDNDGQIDYGEFAAMMRKGNGGIGRRTMRSQLNVGDALGLTNNECT from the exons ATGACGAGCAAATCAAGCTCAGGCTCAGCTCCACCGCCAAGAGATTCAAAGCGCAAATGGGTTCTTCCCTACCAAACCAAAAACCTGAGAGACCTCTACACACTTGGCAGAAAGCTTGGGCAAGGCCAGTTTGGCATCACATTTTTGTGCACAGAAAAATCTACAGGTAACAAGTACGCCTGCAAGTCCATCCCAAAGCGCAAGCTGTTATACGCTGAGGACTATGATGATGTTTTGAGAGAGATTCAGATTATGCACCACTTGTCAGAGCATCCAAATGTGGTGAGGATCCGAGGTACGTACGAGGACATTGTGGCTGTGTATTTGGTGATGGAGCTGTGTGAGGGTGGAGAGCTTTTTGATAGGATAGTGAAGAAGGGACATTATAGTGAGAGAGAGGCTGCAAAGTTGATAAAGACTATTGTTGAGGTTGTTCAGACCTGTCATTCTCTTGGCGTCATGCATAGAGACCTCAAACCTGAGAACTTCTTGTTTCATAGTGTGGACGAGGATGCTGCTCTCAAAGCCACTGATTTTGGCCTCTCTGTCTTCTACAAGCCAG GTCAAACCTTTTCTGCTGTTGTTGGGAGTCCGTACTATGTTGCACCAGAGGTGTTGCGCAAACATTATGGACCTGAAATAGATATATGGAGTGCAGGAGTTATATTATACATCTTGCTGAGTGGGGTGCCACCTTTTTGGGCTG AAACTGAAAAGGGAATCTTCCGAGAGATTTTACAAGGCAAATTAGATTTTCACTCTGACCCATGGCCTGTCATCTCCGAAAGTGCTAAGGAACTCATTCGGAAAATGCTTGATCGGAATCCAAAGAAAAGGCCAAAAGCTCATGAAGTCCTTT GCCACCCATGGATTGCAGATGACAAGGCTCCCGATAAACCGATTGATTCTGCAGTGCTATCTCGCCTAAAGAAGTTCTCTGCAATGAACAAACTTAAGAAGATGGCTTTGCGT GTCATAGCTGAGAAACTTTCTGAAGAAGAAATCGGCGGTTTGAAAGAGTTGTTCAAAATGCTAGACACAGACAACAGTGGAACAATAACGTTTGATGAACTGAAAGAAGGATTAAAGCGAGTGGGCTCTGAACTTATGGAATCCGAGATCAAGGATCTTATGGATGCA GCAGATATTGATAACAGCGGAACACTTGACTATGGTGAATTTCTTGCTGCTACACTGCACTTGAATAAGTTGGAGAGAGAGGAGAATTTATTGTCAGCCTTCTCCTTTTTTGACAAGGATGGTAGTGGTTACATAACTATTGATGAGCTTCAACAAGCCTGCAATGAGTTTGGTTTAAGCGAAGTCCACCTCGATGAAATGATTAATGAAATTGATCAAGACAAT GATGGACAAATAGATTACGGGGAATTTGCTGCAATGATGAGGAAGGGTAATGGAGGGATAGGGAGGAGAACCATGAGAAGCCAATTAAATGTGGGAGATGCCCTGGGACTCACAAACAATGAATGTACCTAA